A window from Argopecten irradians isolate NY chromosome 3, Ai_NY, whole genome shotgun sequence encodes these proteins:
- the LOC138319127 gene encoding serine/threonine-protein kinase Nek9-like isoform X2 has protein sequence MATELEASDVQTVSTGLHDPCQETSYLFVKVLGRGAFGEAVLYRKTEDNSLVVWKEVNLARLGEKERRDAMKEVDILSLLNNTNVITYYNHFLDQETLFIEMEYANGGSLYEKIATQTELFEEHLVRWYLFQIASALMHIHNYGIIHRDVKAMNIFMTKTDLLKLGDFGISKLLESKGQLADTVVGTPYYLSPEIVQGASYDQKTDVWALGCVLFELLTLTKTFQATNQLRLAYEIVRSEQGEVDKRYSSHMRELVNLMLQKEPQKRPSTIEILDHPVFTTDNCKAKMEKQVWELNSGARKLRLQSASSVETVPVIKSKVTEVYQWGGGKRTPQKQDLFTKGKSAIQVAAGGAHFAVVTVEKELYTWANVQGGAEIVGQLGQGNKSAYKAPKKVEALEGVGIIQASCGDDFTVSVTDEGEVYTFGSDYYGCLGCDNQEGDEVLVPIPVDFFNTRPVAEVSCGQCHVMALTRDREVYSWGCGEFGRLGLGSEDDFGSPQKVETPGKHFIKHVYAGSDGTFLVTTSGRVLACGSNEYNKLGFNSETSGLRKQKPKIYDIPCQYTFSTVKPLLRFNIVLVSAGHTHSAGIDLYGKMYTFGSNKYGQLGVGDFKKKSRICRVSGALTGKRVINVTCGSYFTVAATSDSQVYSWGNGANGTLGAEFRDLGKGPNSQSISLPRTIFGSLHQVSNLSARHWHTIAIAEKVLNQKTLKSRVSSPKLFVPSPPVAEEDVLFTDSDGVSKPRVCMNYLGNEEMKDSGKPDSPEVTEPQSDWNVPPRATPFIPSPVGGAAAYTYQDSGRPSSGGSDRPGSGDKPDESNIPDWLQAELEDADFIPFHPDALPVSPPIQYPGQPGGPLVYADREELEEAEQSMKEEKLSESKKETEMLEKDELIALLKQKVADIELENTQLKEQLTSQEKKMKSLEAQVARQTTDH, from the exons ATGGCGACCGAACTAGAGGCATCGGACGTGCAGACTGTGTCTACGGGTCTGCACGATCCTTGTCAGGAGACATCATATCTCTTTGTTAAAGTTTTAGGCAGGGGAGCATTTGGGGAAGCTGTTTTGTACAGAAAGACCGAG GACAACAGTCTTGTGGTATGGAAGGAGGTGAACCTTGCTCGACTTGGAGAAAAGGAGCGAAGGGATGCCATGAAAGAGGTTGACATCTTATCTTTACTGAACAACACCAATGTGATTACCTACTACAATCATTTCCTGGACCAGGAAACTCTCTTCATAGAGATGGAGTATGCAAACG GAGGAAGTCTCTATGAGAAAATTGCAACTCAAACAGAACTATTTGAAGAACAT CTAGTGAGATGGTATCTTTTCCAGATTGCATCTGCCCTTATGCATATTCATAACTATGGCATAATACACAG AGACGTTAAAGCTATGAATATATTTATGACAAAAACAGATTTATTGAAATTGGGTGACTTTGGAATTTCAAAACTTCTAGAATCCAAAGGACAGCTGGCTGATACT GTGGTGGGGACTCCTTATTACCTTTCTCCAGAGATAGTACAGGGCGCAAG TTATGATCAGAAAACAGATGTTTGGGCACTTGGCTGTGTGCTGTTTGAGCTGCTAACGCTTACAAAGACTTTCCAGGCAACT AACCAGCTACGACTTGCTTACGAGATCGTGAGAAGTGAACAGGGTGAGGTTGATAAGCGTTACAGTAGCCACATGCGGGAGTTAGTGAACCTGATGTTACAGAAGGAACCACAGAAACGCCCTAGCACCATAGAAATCCTTGACCACCCTGTGTTCACTACTGATAACTG CAAAGCAAAAATGGAGAAGCAGGTATGGGAGTTAAACTCAGGAGCACGCAAATTAAGACTTCAGTCTGCCTCATCTGTAGAAACTGTCCCCGTCATCAAATCCAAAGTCACAGAG GTGTACCAATGGGGAGGAGGAAAAAGAACCCCCCAGAAACAGGACCTGTTTACTAAAGGGAAAAGTGCTATACAG GTTGCTGCAGGAGGTGCTCACTTTGCTGTAGTTACTGTGGAGAAGGAGCTGTACACATGGGCA AATGTCCAGGGTGGAGCCGAGATTGTGGGTCAGCTCGGCCAGGGCAACAAATCCGCTTACAAGGCGCCAAAGAAAGTCGAGGCATTGGAAGGAGTGGGGATCATACAGGCATCATGTGGAGATGATTTCACAGTCTCCGTCACAG ATGAGGGAGAGGTATACACCTTTGGATCAGACTACTATGGCTGCCTGGGGTGTGACAATCAGGAGGGAGATGAGGTACTAGTCCCAATACCAGTAGATTTCTTTAACACCCGACCAGTGGCTGAGGTATCATGTGGACAGTGTCACGTGATGGCATTGACTCGAGACAGGGAGGTGTACTCCTGGGGCTGCGGAGAGTTTG gtcGCCTTGGTCTGGGATCTGAGGATGACTTTGGCTCACCACAAAAG GTAGAAACTCCaggaaaacattttatcaaacaCGTGTACGCGGGGAGTGATGGTACTTTCCTTGTCACCACCAGTGGGCGGGTCCTAGCCTGTGGAAGTAATGAGTACAACAAACTCGGCTTTAACTCAGAAACGTCAGGTCTACGTAAACAAAAACCAAAG ATATATGACATTCCCTGTCAGTATACATTTAGCACAGTGAAACCCCTGCTCAGGTTTAATATTGTACTGGTATCAGCTGGGCACACTCACTCAGCTGGCATCGATT TATATGGTAAAATGTACACGTTTGGGTCTAACAAGTATGGCCAGTTAGGCGTGGGAGACTTTAAAAAGAAGTCTCGGATCTGTCGCGTCAGTGGGGCACTAACAGGGAAGCGAGTCATCAACGTAACCTGTGGCAGTTATTTCACCGTAGCTGCCACTTCAG ATAGCCAGGTGTACTCCTGGGGTAACGGAGCTAATGGAACCCTAGGGGCAGAGTTTAGGGACCTCGGTAAGGGCCCTAACAGCCAGTCTATTTCACTACCACGTACTATATTTGGCTCTCTTCATCAAGTGTCCAACCTCTCAGCACGTCACTGGCACACCATAGCTATAGCAG AAAAAGTGCTAAATCAAAAGACTTTGAAGTCAAGGGTTTCATCACCAAAAT TGTTTGTACCGTCGCCTCCAGTAGCAGAAGAAGATGTACTATTCACAGATAGTGATGGTGTATCTAAGCCTCGTGTTTGTATGAACTATCTTGGAAATGAAGAAATGAAGGATTCTGGGAAGCCAGACTCGCCTGAGGTTACTGAGCCCCAGTCGGACTGGAATGTTCCTCCAAGGGCCACACCATTCATACCATCGCCAGTAGGAGGGGCAGCAGCTTATACTTACCAGGACTCGGGACGGCCCTCTTCGGGGGGCAGTGATAGGCCAGGATCAGGGGACAAACCTGACGAGTCCAATATTCCAGACTGGTTACAGGCG GAGCTGGAGGATGCTGACTTTATACCATTCCACCCTGATGCTTTACCTGTGTCACCCCCGATACAGTACCCAGGACAGCCGGGGGGACCACTGGTCTACGCTGATAGGGAGGAGCTAGAGGAGGCAGAGCAATCTATG AAAGAAGAAAAACTTTCAGAATCTAAAAAAGAGACAGAAATGTTGGAGAAGGATGAATTGATAGCATTACTTAAACAGAAGGTGGCCgacatagagctagaaaatacTCAA
- the LOC138319127 gene encoding serine/threonine-protein kinase Nek9-like isoform X1 yields MATELEASDVQTVSTGLHDPCQETSYLFVKVLGRGAFGEAVLYRKTEDNSLVVWKEVNLARLGEKERRDAMKEVDILSLLNNTNVITYYNHFLDQETLFIEMEYANGGSLYEKIATQTELFEEHLVRWYLFQIASALMHIHNYGIIHRDVKAMNIFMTKTDLLKLGDFGISKLLESKGQLADTVVGTPYYLSPEIVQGASYDQKTDVWALGCVLFELLTLTKTFQATNQLRLAYEIVRSEQGEVDKRYSSHMRELVNLMLQKEPQKRPSTIEILDHPVFTTDNCKAKMEKQVWELNSGARKLRLQSASSVETVPVIKSKVTEVYQWGGGKRTPQKQDLFTKGKSAIQVAAGGAHFAVVTVEKELYTWANVQGGAEIVGQLGQGNKSAYKAPKKVEALEGVGIIQASCGDDFTVSVTDEGEVYTFGSDYYGCLGCDNQEGDEVLVPIPVDFFNTRPVAEVSCGQCHVMALTRDREVYSWGCGEFGRLGLGSEDDFGSPQKVETPGKHFIKHVYAGSDGTFLVTTSGRVLACGSNEYNKLGFNSETSGLRKQKPKIYDIPCQYTFSTVKPLLRFNIVLVSAGHTHSAGIDLYGKMYTFGSNKYGQLGVGDFKKKSRICRVSGALTGKRVINVTCGSYFTVAATSDSQVYSWGNGANGTLGAEFRDLGKGPNSQSISLPRTIFGSLHQVSNLSARHWHTIAIAEKVLNQKTLKSRVSSPKCEKEIHKVFVPSPPVAEEDVLFTDSDGVSKPRVCMNYLGNEEMKDSGKPDSPEVTEPQSDWNVPPRATPFIPSPVGGAAAYTYQDSGRPSSGGSDRPGSGDKPDESNIPDWLQAELEDADFIPFHPDALPVSPPIQYPGQPGGPLVYADREELEEAEQSMKEEKLSESKKETEMLEKDELIALLKQKVADIELENTQLKEQLTSQEKKMKSLEAQVARQTTDH; encoded by the exons ATGGCGACCGAACTAGAGGCATCGGACGTGCAGACTGTGTCTACGGGTCTGCACGATCCTTGTCAGGAGACATCATATCTCTTTGTTAAAGTTTTAGGCAGGGGAGCATTTGGGGAAGCTGTTTTGTACAGAAAGACCGAG GACAACAGTCTTGTGGTATGGAAGGAGGTGAACCTTGCTCGACTTGGAGAAAAGGAGCGAAGGGATGCCATGAAAGAGGTTGACATCTTATCTTTACTGAACAACACCAATGTGATTACCTACTACAATCATTTCCTGGACCAGGAAACTCTCTTCATAGAGATGGAGTATGCAAACG GAGGAAGTCTCTATGAGAAAATTGCAACTCAAACAGAACTATTTGAAGAACAT CTAGTGAGATGGTATCTTTTCCAGATTGCATCTGCCCTTATGCATATTCATAACTATGGCATAATACACAG AGACGTTAAAGCTATGAATATATTTATGACAAAAACAGATTTATTGAAATTGGGTGACTTTGGAATTTCAAAACTTCTAGAATCCAAAGGACAGCTGGCTGATACT GTGGTGGGGACTCCTTATTACCTTTCTCCAGAGATAGTACAGGGCGCAAG TTATGATCAGAAAACAGATGTTTGGGCACTTGGCTGTGTGCTGTTTGAGCTGCTAACGCTTACAAAGACTTTCCAGGCAACT AACCAGCTACGACTTGCTTACGAGATCGTGAGAAGTGAACAGGGTGAGGTTGATAAGCGTTACAGTAGCCACATGCGGGAGTTAGTGAACCTGATGTTACAGAAGGAACCACAGAAACGCCCTAGCACCATAGAAATCCTTGACCACCCTGTGTTCACTACTGATAACTG CAAAGCAAAAATGGAGAAGCAGGTATGGGAGTTAAACTCAGGAGCACGCAAATTAAGACTTCAGTCTGCCTCATCTGTAGAAACTGTCCCCGTCATCAAATCCAAAGTCACAGAG GTGTACCAATGGGGAGGAGGAAAAAGAACCCCCCAGAAACAGGACCTGTTTACTAAAGGGAAAAGTGCTATACAG GTTGCTGCAGGAGGTGCTCACTTTGCTGTAGTTACTGTGGAGAAGGAGCTGTACACATGGGCA AATGTCCAGGGTGGAGCCGAGATTGTGGGTCAGCTCGGCCAGGGCAACAAATCCGCTTACAAGGCGCCAAAGAAAGTCGAGGCATTGGAAGGAGTGGGGATCATACAGGCATCATGTGGAGATGATTTCACAGTCTCCGTCACAG ATGAGGGAGAGGTATACACCTTTGGATCAGACTACTATGGCTGCCTGGGGTGTGACAATCAGGAGGGAGATGAGGTACTAGTCCCAATACCAGTAGATTTCTTTAACACCCGACCAGTGGCTGAGGTATCATGTGGACAGTGTCACGTGATGGCATTGACTCGAGACAGGGAGGTGTACTCCTGGGGCTGCGGAGAGTTTG gtcGCCTTGGTCTGGGATCTGAGGATGACTTTGGCTCACCACAAAAG GTAGAAACTCCaggaaaacattttatcaaacaCGTGTACGCGGGGAGTGATGGTACTTTCCTTGTCACCACCAGTGGGCGGGTCCTAGCCTGTGGAAGTAATGAGTACAACAAACTCGGCTTTAACTCAGAAACGTCAGGTCTACGTAAACAAAAACCAAAG ATATATGACATTCCCTGTCAGTATACATTTAGCACAGTGAAACCCCTGCTCAGGTTTAATATTGTACTGGTATCAGCTGGGCACACTCACTCAGCTGGCATCGATT TATATGGTAAAATGTACACGTTTGGGTCTAACAAGTATGGCCAGTTAGGCGTGGGAGACTTTAAAAAGAAGTCTCGGATCTGTCGCGTCAGTGGGGCACTAACAGGGAAGCGAGTCATCAACGTAACCTGTGGCAGTTATTTCACCGTAGCTGCCACTTCAG ATAGCCAGGTGTACTCCTGGGGTAACGGAGCTAATGGAACCCTAGGGGCAGAGTTTAGGGACCTCGGTAAGGGCCCTAACAGCCAGTCTATTTCACTACCACGTACTATATTTGGCTCTCTTCATCAAGTGTCCAACCTCTCAGCACGTCACTGGCACACCATAGCTATAGCAG AAAAAGTGCTAAATCAAAAGACTTTGAAGTCAAGGGTTTCATCACCAAAAT GCGAGAAGGAGATCCACAAAG TGTTTGTACCGTCGCCTCCAGTAGCAGAAGAAGATGTACTATTCACAGATAGTGATGGTGTATCTAAGCCTCGTGTTTGTATGAACTATCTTGGAAATGAAGAAATGAAGGATTCTGGGAAGCCAGACTCGCCTGAGGTTACTGAGCCCCAGTCGGACTGGAATGTTCCTCCAAGGGCCACACCATTCATACCATCGCCAGTAGGAGGGGCAGCAGCTTATACTTACCAGGACTCGGGACGGCCCTCTTCGGGGGGCAGTGATAGGCCAGGATCAGGGGACAAACCTGACGAGTCCAATATTCCAGACTGGTTACAGGCG GAGCTGGAGGATGCTGACTTTATACCATTCCACCCTGATGCTTTACCTGTGTCACCCCCGATACAGTACCCAGGACAGCCGGGGGGACCACTGGTCTACGCTGATAGGGAGGAGCTAGAGGAGGCAGAGCAATCTATG AAAGAAGAAAAACTTTCAGAATCTAAAAAAGAGACAGAAATGTTGGAGAAGGATGAATTGATAGCATTACTTAAACAGAAGGTGGCCgacatagagctagaaaatacTCAA